Sequence from the Herbaspirillum sp. meg3 genome:
GCACACGCCGGTGGCGTCACGCTGTCGCAATCGCTCGGCGAAACGATTGGTATCATTCAGGCGCAGGGAGCCGAGAATGCACAGGTCAATACATCCGGCGTGCGTATCGATGGACGCGGCTATGCCGTTGTTCCGTATCTGACGCCTTACCGCATCAACGAAGTTGCCATTGACCCCAAAGGAACCTCAACCGATGTTGAGCTCAGCGTCACCAGCCAACGCGTTGCACCACATGCCGGTGCGGTTGTATTGCTGAAATACGCTACGGTCACAGGTCGTTCTGTGCTGATTCAGGCCAAGTTGCCCAACGGTGAACAAATCCCGTTCGGTGCAGAAGCGTTTGACGATCAGGGTAACTCTGTCGGTCTGTCGGGACAAGGTGGCCGGATTTTTGTTCGTACGGCCTTGGCCGACCAAGGCAAGCTGGTTGTGAAATGGGGCAGCAAGAAAGACGAACAATGCGCGTTGACTTATCAGTTGCCTCCGCGCGATAAAAACGCCAAGGGTATCTCTTACGATTCAACCAGTGCAGTTTGCTTGCCTGTGGTGGAAGTGCAGGCGAAGAAGGACGACGCGATTGCGGCAGTTCCAGCAAAGAAGGGCGCGCAATTGCAGTAAATCGGAGCGATTTTTGTCTGCCTTCAAAACGCGATGGCGACCGGATAGTCTGAGTGCGCAGGCACGAAGGACATCCGGTCGTTTTTGTTTTCTTGTTGGTTTCGTATTTTCTTCCCGCGATGTGGCAGACGCGATCTGTCACATGATCTTATATCGACGCCAGAGAAATCAGCGCCCTTTGTTCCGGGCTATTCGCATCCCATGCCGGTATCCACAGTCTTGCATACGCATCGGCATCAAGGCGGCGCGAGGTGTCATCTCTTTCATGCTCATCCTTGCCCGCGTCGCCGCGCTGGTCTTTAGTCACGCTTTCGAGTGCTATCGCAACCTGCCTGGCTACGCGTGGCCCCAACACCGGATCCCTCAGCAGGGTTTCGAGTTGCTGCAGCAGAGCTATGGCGGGACTGACTACCTGATTCATGAGAGCGCTCCCCTGCACGCACGTGCAGATACACCGGCTTGAACGGACGGCGTCCATCGTAACGAATATCAACGGACGCCGCGCACGACAACAATTGCAACGCAGTGAAGCAAGAATGAAGCCTGGCGATCAGCCGTTGCGGAAGATGAAGCTGTACGCATTGAGTGCAGGCGCACCGCCGAGATGCGCGTACAGCACCTTGGAGCCTTCCGGGAATTCACCGAGACGCACCTTCTCAATCATGCCGTGCATCGATTTGCCCTCATACACAGGGTCGGTGAGGATGCCTTCGGTGCGCGCGCAGAGACGAATCGCCTCCAGCGTGCCTTCATTCGGCAAACCGTATTCCGGACCGCCGAAGCGTGTGTCGAGCACGACGTCTTTTTCAGTAATGTCGTAGTTCAGCTCCACCAGGCCGGCTGTGTTTTTGGCGATACGCAGGATCTGGTCGAAAGTTTGTTTTGGTTTGGCGGAAGCATCGATACCGATCACACGGTCCGCGCGGCCATCGGCGGCAAAGCCAACTACCATGCCTGCCTGCGTGCTGCCGGTCACAGCACAGGTGACGATGTAATCGAACTTGAAGCCGAGTTCTTCTTCCTGCTGGCGCACTTCTTCGGCAAAGGCGACGAAGCCCAGACCGCCCTTGGGATGTTCCGAGCAACCGGCTGGAATCGGATACGGCTTGCCGCCGCTCTGGCGCACGCTCTCCATCGCATCTTCCCAGCTCTTGCGGATACCGATATCGAAACCGGCCGCATCCAGGCGCACGTCGGCGCCCATGATGCGCGACATTTCGATATTGCCGACACGGTCATACACGGCGTCGGAATAGTTCACCCAGTTCTCTTGCACCAGCACGCACTTCAATCCCAGGTGAGCTGCCACTGCTGCAACCTGGCGTGTCTGGTTCGACTGGATGCCGCCGATCGATACCAGCGTGTCGTAGCCGCCTTCCAGCGCTTCAGGAATCAGGTACTCCAGCTTGCGTGTCTTGTTGCCGCCGAATGCCAGGCCGCTGTTGCAATCTTCGCGCTTCATGTAGAGATCGACTTTCCCGCCGAGATGCGCGCTCAGGCGCTTGAGCGGTTGAATTGGCGTCGGACCGAAGGTCAGCGGATAGCGGGCGAATTTTTTCAGATTCATGCGTGATGCTCCTGGAGAGTGAGGGGATATCCACGCATCGGCACTGGCGAACAAGGACGGCATGGACTGCTCCTCCGATATCGGTGTGATGTGCGATGACGTGTGATGGTGTAGCGATATGCGCTGGATTTCATTGTAGAAATGAATGCGCGCATCAGGGTTGCAAACTTGCGCTACTATTTGATGAGTAAACCTTCAATAATCAATTTGTGTTTATTTTTATTCTGAAAAATACACTATGAAAGCAACAAAATTGCGTAGCAAGAGCGTTGAAACAGAGTCCTTCAACGACACCCTCGATCGTACCGACCGCGCCATCCTCAAGCTGCTGCAACGCGACGCCTCGATTTCCAATGTGGCATTGGCAGCCAAGGTCAATCTCAGTGCGCCGGCCTGCCTGCGCCGGGTGGAGCGTCTCAAGGAACTGGGATTGATCAAAGGTATCGTGGCATTGCTTAATCCACGTGCACTGGATGCGGGGACGCTGGTGATGATCGGCGTCGTGCTGGATCGCTCCACGCCGGAGTCGTTCACTGCCTTTGAGAAGGCGGTGCAGAAGGTATCCGGTTGTCTGGAATGCCACGTCGTCACCGGCGAGTTCGACTACTTCATGCTGGTGCGCACCAAGGACAACGACAGCTTCAACCGACTGCATGCCGAGCAGTTGCTGTATCTGCCAGGGGTGCGTCAGGTACGCACCTTCATGGTGATCAAGGAAGTGCTGTCGACCACGCAGCTGCATTTATAAGCTGCATCACGAGTCGTACCCGTGAGCTGCAGCGAACTCAGATGTCCTTGTTCAGCTCGCCCAGCAGATAGTCGAGAAAAATTTCCACGATGCGCGGCAAGGTGCGTCCCGATAGCGTCTGCACCTCAACGTAGCGTCCGTCGAGCGCGCGGTCGCGAATCGGCACCATCGTGAACTCGCCCTTGGCGATACGGTAACGCACCGTCACCTCGCCGGTGATCGACAAGGCGTCGCCCTCCAGCAGATAGTTGTGCAGCGTCTGGATGTAATTGCTGGTGAGGACCGGTTCAAACACCAGTTGCTGGCGGCTGCACGCCAGATCGAACAGCTGCCGCAGCGTGGTGTCCGGATCGGGCAGCGCCAGCGGATAGGGCCGCAGCTGCGACAGTGTCACGCTCTTGAACTTGCTCAGTGGATGACCGTTGCGCATCAGCAGCAGCACCGGCGCCGGTTGCTGGTGCACGATCTTGATATCCGGCTCGGGCAGCCGGTTGAAGGTCACGCCGATGTCGGCATTGCCGTCGCGCACCTGGCGCGAGACCATGGTCGGCGGCCCCACATACACCTGAAACTGGATTGCCGGATACTTTTGCTGAAACGAGCGGATCAGCCGCGGCATGAAGTCGATCCCGAATCCCTCCGAGGCCGCCACCCGGATACGTCCGCTGCGCAAGCCTTTCAGCGCCAGCAGGTCGGCCACCACGCGATCTGCTTCCAGCCTCACCTTCTGGGCATGCGCGGCCAGCATTTCTCCACCTGCGCTCAGCACCATGCCGCGCGGCCGGCGCTCGAACAGAACAGTGTCGAGCAACTCTTCCAGGCTGCTGATCTGGCGGCTGATCGCCGAACTGGCGACATTCAGACGTTGCGACGCTTCAGCAATGGAGCCGCAACGCACCACTTCGAGGAAATAGCGCAGCGCAGTGTCTTGCAGATATTGAGATTTCATGTCGATCCTTGCGAACGCGATGCGGATGTCATCGCCACCCTTCACGCGTAAGCAAAAAGCCTGCCTTCTCGTTTCGGCAACGCAGGCTTAGGAATTCTCTAATTGTTGCAGCGCCTCAATCGACCTAGTATCCACTTCATGTTGTTGCTCAATTTGTTGCTGAGTTTCATGCCGTTGTTTTTCAAACAATTCTGAATGGAAGGTTGGGAATGAACGCGAACAAGAATGTGGTCAAGGGATCCGGAACTGCATGGATGCGTAATGCACGATATGCATTGCTGTTGGCGGGGGCTGCAGCGACGCTGTCGATATCGACTTCGGCGTTGGCCAACAAGGCCAACGACACGCTGGTGTACGCCTCCGACAGCGAGGTCGAGAACATCAGCCAGTATCACAACAATCTGCGCGAAGGCGTCATTCTGGCTCACCTGATCTGGGACACACTGGTCTTTCGCGACCCCAAGACCGGCGAGTACAAACCACAGTTGGCCACCACCTGGAAATGGGAGTCGCCAACCGCGCTCGTGATGGATCTGCGCCAGGGTG
This genomic interval carries:
- a CDS encoding FimD/PapC C-terminal domain-containing protein: MLIQAKLPNGEQIPFGAEAFDDQGNSVGLSGQGGRIFVRTALADQGKLVVKWGSKKDEQCALTYQLPPRDKNAKGISYDSTSAVCLPVVEVQAKKDDAIAAVPAKKGAQLQ
- a CDS encoding 1-aminocyclopropane-1-carboxylate deaminase — encoded protein: MNLKKFARYPLTFGPTPIQPLKRLSAHLGGKVDLYMKREDCNSGLAFGGNKTRKLEYLIPEALEGGYDTLVSIGGIQSNQTRQVAAVAAHLGLKCVLVQENWVNYSDAVYDRVGNIEMSRIMGADVRLDAAGFDIGIRKSWEDAMESVRQSGGKPYPIPAGCSEHPKGGLGFVAFAEEVRQQEEELGFKFDYIVTCAVTGSTQAGMVVGFAADGRADRVIGIDASAKPKQTFDQILRIAKNTAGLVELNYDITEKDVVLDTRFGGPEYGLPNEGTLEAIRLCARTEGILTDPVYEGKSMHGMIEKVRLGEFPEGSKVLYAHLGGAPALNAYSFIFRNG
- a CDS encoding Lrp/AsnC family transcriptional regulator, translating into MKATKLRSKSVETESFNDTLDRTDRAILKLLQRDASISNVALAAKVNLSAPACLRRVERLKELGLIKGIVALLNPRALDAGTLVMIGVVLDRSTPESFTAFEKAVQKVSGCLECHVVTGEFDYFMLVRTKDNDSFNRLHAEQLLYLPGVRQVRTFMVIKEVLSTTQLHL
- a CDS encoding LysR family transcriptional regulator, which codes for MKSQYLQDTALRYFLEVVRCGSIAEASQRLNVASSAISRQISSLEELLDTVLFERRPRGMVLSAGGEMLAAHAQKVRLEADRVVADLLALKGLRSGRIRVAASEGFGIDFMPRLIRSFQQKYPAIQFQVYVGPPTMVSRQVRDGNADIGVTFNRLPEPDIKIVHQQPAPVLLLMRNGHPLSKFKSVTLSQLRPYPLALPDPDTTLRQLFDLACSRQQLVFEPVLTSNYIQTLHNYLLEGDALSITGEVTVRYRIAKGEFTMVPIRDRALDGRYVEVQTLSGRTLPRIVEIFLDYLLGELNKDI